A stretch of Imperialibacter roseus DNA encodes these proteins:
- a CDS encoding ABC transporter permease has translation MPTLIKKDNRENKRPEPPAWATGFLRWYCREELAEEIEGDIKEIFEETAGEKNSRLASLQYVWHVLKFCQPFAWKKKNNKYNQTQFNNWTMLKNYIIIAYRSLLKKVGYSLVNIFGLAVGITVCLLIVIFVQYELSFDNFQKDDVYRIALKRVYPEREVNYAFIPHSIGPQLKEDFPEVIQSANLLKAFAPIVVRYNDNYFYEENILFADSTLFEVLEIPLIEGDAETALKEPNSLLITESMAKKYFGDESPMGKSMETGQGNFIVRAVAKDYPGNSHMAFDFIGSMSTFPFIAQPNWIGFDVLTYLKLQPGANPATLEKQFPEFVKKYAAGPIQQRNGISYDEYIAAGNGYIYTLQPLKDIYLHSNLEGEIKANGNITYVYIFISAAIFILLIACINFMNLSTARSTERAKEVGIRKVLGSVRNQLIGQFITESILLTLISFVLAMVALIFILPFFADVSHRALTLNFLLAPATITVIVLVIFCIGFLAGVYPAFVLSSFQPAAVLKGKMQTSKYGVFLRNGLVVFQFAISIGLISCTMIIFNQMSFMLNKSLGFEKDHVVVIESAFNVNRDNFQNPDADVFQIRSRYETFENEIKKVPGVKNATYTSAMPGDVMPGFIVRVPGSGEKESMVARGLSVDESFFETMQIELLEGRLFSKSFNDSLSMILAASTVAKLGLEDPIGKKIINVNNGGDTDITYTIIGVVNDFHFQSLHVGLEPVAIIHVNSPNTFINKMVVKVDPSELKASLAGVEATWNQFTKDTPLRYYYLDENLKRFYDAEKTSGDMFTIFTSLAIMIACIGLFGLAAYTAGQKRKEIGVRKVMGASIFNIVLLLSRDFTKLILIAVLVAVPAAWWGMDKWLDNFAYRIDISVWTFLLAALTAVVIGWLTVGYQSFTAASVNPVKSLRSE, from the coding sequence ATGCCTACCCTGATAAAAAAGGACAACAGAGAGAATAAAAGACCTGAGCCGCCGGCCTGGGCCACTGGCTTCTTGCGTTGGTATTGCCGGGAGGAGCTGGCGGAAGAAATAGAAGGAGACATCAAGGAAATATTTGAAGAGACGGCCGGTGAAAAAAACAGCAGACTGGCCTCGCTGCAGTATGTGTGGCATGTGCTCAAGTTTTGTCAGCCCTTTGCCTGGAAAAAAAAGAACAACAAATACAATCAAACTCAATTTAATAATTGGACTATGCTTAAGAATTACATCATTATCGCTTACAGGAGCCTCCTCAAGAAGGTTGGCTACTCGCTGGTGAACATCTTCGGCCTGGCGGTAGGCATCACTGTCTGCCTGCTCATTGTCATTTTTGTACAATACGAACTCTCCTTCGATAATTTTCAGAAAGACGATGTGTACAGGATCGCCCTCAAAAGAGTATACCCCGAAAGAGAGGTGAACTACGCCTTCATTCCCCACTCCATTGGCCCTCAGCTAAAAGAGGATTTCCCTGAAGTGATCCAATCTGCTAACCTGCTAAAGGCGTTTGCTCCCATTGTGGTGCGTTACAACGACAACTACTTTTATGAAGAAAATATACTTTTCGCAGACAGCACGCTGTTTGAGGTGTTGGAGATTCCGTTGATTGAAGGCGACGCCGAAACTGCCCTGAAAGAGCCCAACAGTCTGCTCATTACCGAATCCATGGCCAAAAAATACTTTGGGGATGAGTCGCCTATGGGCAAAAGCATGGAAACCGGACAAGGTAATTTTATTGTGAGGGCCGTGGCCAAAGACTACCCGGGCAACTCCCACATGGCATTTGACTTCATCGGGTCGATGAGCACCTTCCCGTTCATTGCACAGCCCAATTGGATCGGCTTTGATGTGCTTACCTACCTCAAGCTACAACCAGGCGCCAATCCGGCCACCCTCGAAAAACAGTTTCCTGAGTTTGTGAAAAAATACGCTGCCGGGCCCATTCAGCAGCGCAATGGCATTTCTTACGACGAATACATCGCTGCGGGCAATGGTTACATCTACACACTTCAACCATTGAAGGATATTTACCTCCATTCTAACCTTGAAGGAGAAATAAAGGCCAACGGCAATATCACTTACGTATATATTTTCATTTCAGCGGCCATTTTCATCCTGCTTATTGCCTGCATCAACTTCATGAACCTATCCACTGCCCGCTCCACCGAGAGAGCAAAGGAAGTGGGGATTAGAAAAGTGCTTGGATCGGTAAGAAATCAGCTGATAGGCCAGTTTATTACCGAATCGATTCTGCTTACCTTGATCAGCTTTGTGCTTGCCATGGTAGCGCTGATATTTATCCTGCCTTTCTTTGCCGATGTATCGCACAGGGCACTCACATTAAATTTCCTGCTGGCACCCGCAACCATTACAGTGATCGTTTTGGTCATTTTCTGCATTGGCTTCCTCGCTGGTGTGTACCCTGCCTTTGTGTTGTCTTCCTTTCAACCCGCAGCAGTGCTCAAAGGGAAGATGCAAACATCAAAGTATGGCGTTTTTCTTCGCAACGGCCTCGTCGTTTTCCAGTTTGCTATCTCCATCGGCTTGATTTCCTGCACCATGATCATCTTCAACCAAATGAGTTTCATGCTCAATAAGTCTCTGGGCTTTGAAAAAGATCATGTGGTAGTGATTGAAAGTGCATTCAATGTCAACAGAGACAATTTTCAGAACCCCGATGCCGATGTGTTTCAAATCAGAAGCCGCTACGAAACCTTTGAGAACGAGATCAAAAAGGTGCCTGGAGTGAAAAATGCCACCTACACCTCGGCTATGCCAGGCGACGTAATGCCCGGGTTCATAGTGAGAGTGCCCGGTAGTGGCGAAAAAGAAAGCATGGTAGCGAGAGGACTTTCGGTAGATGAGAGCTTCTTCGAAACAATGCAGATCGAGCTTTTGGAAGGGCGACTGTTCTCGAAGAGCTTCAACGATTCACTATCTATGATACTAGCGGCCTCCACCGTAGCCAAGCTTGGATTGGAAGACCCCATAGGCAAGAAAATAATCAATGTGAATAACGGCGGCGACACCGATATTACCTATACCATTATCGGAGTCGTCAATGACTTCCATTTTCAGTCGTTGCATGTTGGGCTGGAGCCTGTGGCCATTATTCACGTTAACTCCCCCAATACTTTCATTAACAAAATGGTGGTAAAGGTTGATCCTTCCGAGCTAAAGGCTTCTTTGGCCGGTGTGGAAGCAACATGGAACCAGTTTACGAAAGACACACCGCTGCGCTACTACTATCTCGACGAAAACCTGAAGCGCTTCTATGACGCAGAGAAAACCAGTGGCGATATGTTTACCATTTTCACATCGCTGGCCATCATGATCGCATGTATCGGACTTTTTGGTCTGGCAGCTTACACGGCAGGTCAAAAACGGAAGGAGATTGGCGTACGTAAAGTGATGGGCGCTTCCATCTTCAATATCGTGCTGCTGCTGAGCAGGGACTTTACGAAACTTATCCTGATTGCCGTGCTTGTGGCAGTGCCAGCCGCATGGTGGGGCATGGACAAGTGGCTGGATAATTTTGCCTACCGCATCGACATCAGCGTGTGGACATTCCTCCTCGCAGCCCTCACTGCTGTAGTCATTGGCTGGTTAACCGTTGGCTATCAGTCGTTCACAGCCGCCAGCGTGAACCCGGTGAAGTCGCTGAGATCAGAATAA
- a CDS encoding DUF4386 domain-containing protein, which translates to MENSNRKDAIVAGVSLIIMALAAGYAYGYVQSKLIVVGNPAATLTNLNSATGLFGSGVIGWMIILITDLLVAWSLYRFFAQVDARIALATGVVRAVYSAILAFAIFHLAGVWQMLFSANQDAVALMNLVAGFEKYWSLGLILFGVHLLGLGYLSLKSSTVPKWMGWSLYVAGLSYMAIHGAKAIAPQAYDAIAMAEIILGAPMAVAELALAVWLVWKGGKPRR; encoded by the coding sequence ATGGAAAACTCAAATAGAAAAGACGCCATCGTCGCCGGTGTTTCACTCATCATCATGGCCCTGGCAGCCGGTTATGCTTATGGCTATGTGCAGAGCAAGCTCATAGTAGTTGGTAATCCAGCAGCTACACTCACCAATCTCAACAGCGCAACTGGCCTGTTCGGTAGTGGCGTCATCGGATGGATGATCATCCTCATCACCGACCTGCTGGTGGCATGGAGTCTTTACCGGTTTTTCGCCCAGGTTGATGCTAGAATCGCCCTGGCTACCGGGGTGGTACGGGCTGTCTACTCGGCCATACTAGCTTTTGCCATCTTCCATTTGGCAGGTGTGTGGCAAATGCTTTTCTCTGCCAATCAGGATGCAGTAGCTCTGATGAACCTGGTGGCTGGCTTTGAAAAATACTGGTCGCTTGGCCTCATCCTGTTTGGTGTTCACCTTTTAGGGCTGGGGTACCTTTCCCTAAAATCCAGCACCGTTCCAAAGTGGATGGGCTGGTCGTTGTATGTTGCCGGGCTTAGCTATATGGCCATCCATGGAGCCAAGGCCATTGCCCCTCAAGCTTATGATGCAATTGCCATGGCCGAAATAATCCTGGGCGCACCCATGGCTGTTGCCGAGCTGGCACTGGCTGTGTGGTTGGTGTGGAAAGGCGGAAAGCCTAGAAGGTGA
- a CDS encoding Hsp20/alpha crystallin family protein: MTLVKRNGSLPMIDSLLTDLWDTEKFFGDDFLQRPLLPAVNIKETEKGYEIEMAAPGFKKDDFRVSIEKGMLTVTSERKEENEEKKPNYTRREFFQTNFKRSFSLPEDVNEEKVHAEYKNGVLQLQLNKMAEPAKPVRKVLVE, encoded by the coding sequence ATGACACTCGTCAAAAGAAATGGCAGCCTGCCAATGATAGACTCGCTGCTGACTGATCTGTGGGACACAGAGAAATTCTTTGGGGATGATTTCCTGCAAAGACCGTTGTTGCCCGCCGTGAACATCAAGGAAACCGAAAAAGGCTATGAAATAGAAATGGCTGCACCCGGTTTCAAAAAAGATGATTTCAGGGTTTCCATTGAAAAGGGAATGCTGACAGTGACATCTGAACGTAAGGAAGAGAATGAAGAGAAAAAACCCAACTACACCAGAAGAGAGTTTTTTCAAACCAACTTCAAGCGATCCTTTTCCTTGCCTGAGGATGTAAACGAAGAAAAAGTACACGCTGAGTACAAAAATGGAGTCCTGCAACTCCAGCTCAACAAAATGGCTGAGCCAGCGAAACCGGTGAGGAAAGTGCTGGTTGAGTAA
- a CDS encoding response regulator transcription factor, whose translation MSKVEMKEVRLLLVEDEYQLLKAIRTFLEEEKYVVVAVETYRSAQQEIKNENYDVCLIDINLPDGSGNSLINLIKSKQQKTGIIIISSHNMTEDKVQSLDLGADDYLTKPFDLHELNARIRSVLRRKLGDSRHQVVSESISVYPNEFKAFVHDVELELTKKEFEMLLYLMSNKNRLITKESLAAHLWGISIEFSDNYDYIYTHVKNLRKKLMNAGATDNIKNVHGIGYRFEVA comes from the coding sequence ATGTCAAAAGTCGAAATGAAGGAAGTAAGGCTACTTCTTGTAGAAGACGAATACCAATTACTAAAGGCAATCAGGACTTTCCTGGAAGAGGAGAAGTATGTGGTGGTGGCAGTGGAGACCTATCGGTCGGCGCAGCAGGAAATAAAGAACGAGAACTACGATGTGTGCCTGATCGACATCAACCTACCCGACGGCAGTGGCAACTCCCTCATCAATCTCATCAAGTCAAAACAGCAAAAAACGGGCATCATCATCATCTCGTCGCACAACATGACCGAGGATAAAGTGCAGTCGCTGGACCTCGGAGCGGATGACTACCTCACCAAGCCTTTCGACCTGCATGAGCTGAATGCCCGGATCAGGTCTGTGCTGAGAAGGAAGTTGGGCGATAGCCGCCATCAGGTGGTTTCGGAGTCTATCTCGGTCTACCCCAATGAGTTCAAGGCATTTGTGCATGATGTGGAGCTTGAGTTGACCAAGAAGGAATTTGAGATGCTGCTTTACCTCATGTCTAACAAAAACCGCCTGATCACAAAAGAGAGCCTGGCCGCTCACCTATGGGGTATAAGTATTGAGTTTTCCGATAACTACGACTACATATACACACATGTGAAGAACCTGCGAAAGAAATTAATGAATGCAGGAGCCACGGACAACATCAAAAACGTTCACGGTATCGGATACCGGTTTGAAGTGGCATGA
- a CDS encoding PadR family transcriptional regulator: MKGTHLGEFEELILLTVALLNEEAYGVAIQKEIRKKAGRSVAISAIHSALNRLDSKGFVESAFGEATPERGGKRKRIFKVTAFGIKSLEQAKELRESYWTEIPQLSIEGM; the protein is encoded by the coding sequence ATGAAGGGAACACATCTTGGAGAATTTGAAGAATTGATATTGCTCACGGTTGCTTTGCTCAATGAAGAAGCCTACGGAGTTGCCATACAAAAAGAGATCAGGAAAAAAGCTGGCAGAAGTGTGGCCATCAGTGCGATACACAGTGCGCTGAATCGTCTTGATTCGAAAGGCTTTGTGGAGTCCGCTTTTGGCGAGGCCACTCCCGAACGAGGCGGTAAACGAAAGCGTATTTTTAAAGTAACAGCCTTCGGCATCAAGTCGCTGGAGCAGGCCAAGGAGCTAAGAGAAAGCTACTGGACGGAAATTCCTCAGCTCTCAATTGAGGGGATGTAA
- a CDS encoding helix-turn-helix domain-containing protein, whose translation MPFVNMSADGENEYFCDGITEEIINALARVTELKVTSRTSSFYFKHHKASIREIGEKLNVSAILEGSVRVGGNMLRITAQLIEVATDSHFWSQTWDRKLENIFEIQDEVSLHIADKLREQFGHMEIGDHLAKSPTQNLNAYELLLKGKFLFNRWNPEDVNKAISLFEQAIEQDPDLLDAHMGLSDAYGFLATAGFAPREASWKKAFEHMKVVEQINPNHAPLNYQLANHAFFTEADYNKAFKYTLKSIESRPTYPEGQQFMAFLYLLKNDTTKANEHLQYVRSVDPLNHETLFYQAYYFYRTEDFEKAAAICQQLLKTNPKNLPAYIVHCYCLFHLGRMDQVIEETANMPDEIMIPDERAGINALAYLMKGDSKNAEPYVNQVMVRSNENDSFQADAYAFWIYARQSKADEAFAIVEKLFTHQSSILLLNYYDPLAKNLREDERFRRYADRIYPDLTHKEPTPKTNTSQLDEATAAAYEEKLMAFVNDELPYLNPSLSLRSLAEQIEMHPNQLSWLLNEKICKNFNEFINDYRIGHFKKLVVDPANSHISLVGLAFESGFNSKTVFNTYFKKAEGMTPSAFLKHHS comes from the coding sequence TTGCCCTTCGTTAACATGAGTGCCGATGGCGAGAACGAATACTTCTGCGATGGCATCACCGAAGAGATCATTAATGCACTGGCCAGGGTCACAGAGCTGAAGGTTACTTCCCGCACTTCCAGCTTCTATTTTAAGCATCACAAAGCATCTATCCGGGAGATAGGCGAAAAGCTGAACGTATCGGCAATACTGGAAGGAAGTGTGCGTGTGGGTGGCAATATGCTGAGGATCACAGCGCAGCTGATCGAAGTAGCGACGGATTCACATTTCTGGTCACAGACCTGGGACAGAAAGCTCGAAAACATATTTGAAATACAGGATGAGGTCAGTCTCCACATTGCCGACAAGCTCAGGGAACAGTTTGGGCACATGGAGATCGGGGATCACCTGGCAAAGTCTCCCACTCAAAATCTCAATGCCTATGAGCTTCTGCTCAAAGGTAAATTCTTGTTTAATCGCTGGAACCCGGAGGATGTAAACAAAGCCATCAGTCTCTTTGAACAAGCAATTGAGCAGGATCCTGATTTGCTGGACGCTCATATGGGATTGTCGGATGCCTATGGATTTCTGGCCACGGCGGGCTTTGCTCCGAGGGAGGCCTCCTGGAAGAAGGCTTTCGAGCATATGAAGGTTGTGGAGCAAATTAATCCGAACCACGCCCCACTCAACTATCAGCTTGCCAATCATGCCTTTTTTACGGAAGCCGATTACAATAAAGCTTTCAAATACACCCTGAAAAGCATCGAGTCGAGGCCCACCTACCCTGAGGGACAGCAGTTCATGGCTTTCCTGTACCTGCTTAAAAACGACACAACAAAAGCGAATGAGCACCTGCAATATGTGCGCTCCGTCGACCCGCTTAACCATGAAACCCTGTTCTATCAGGCCTACTACTTTTACCGAACGGAGGATTTTGAGAAAGCGGCAGCCATCTGCCAACAGTTGCTGAAAACAAACCCCAAAAACCTCCCGGCATACATCGTTCATTGCTACTGCTTGTTTCATCTGGGGCGGATGGATCAGGTGATTGAAGAAACTGCTAACATGCCGGATGAAATCATGATACCCGACGAAAGAGCAGGCATCAACGCATTGGCGTACCTAATGAAGGGGGATAGCAAAAATGCTGAACCTTATGTCAATCAGGTGATGGTCAGATCCAACGAAAACGACTCTTTTCAGGCAGATGCCTATGCTTTCTGGATCTATGCACGCCAGTCCAAAGCAGATGAGGCCTTTGCCATCGTCGAAAAGTTATTCACACATCAGTCGTCCATATTGCTCCTCAATTATTATGATCCGTTAGCGAAGAATCTCCGAGAGGACGAGCGATTCCGGCGGTATGCCGATCGGATTTATCCGGACTTGACACATAAGGAGCCAACCCCAAAGACCAATACATCGCAATTGGATGAGGCCACGGCCGCCGCTTATGAGGAAAAGCTGATGGCATTCGTCAATGATGAGTTGCCTTATCTGAATCCCTCACTCAGCCTGAGGTCGCTGGCCGAGCAAATCGAGATGCATCCCAATCAGCTATCGTGGCTGCTCAATGAGAAAATCTGCAAAAACTTCAACGAATTCATCAACGACTATCGGATCGGGCATTTCAAAAAGCTGGTGGTAGATCCGGCCAACTCACATATTTCACTGGTTGGGCTGGCCTTCGAAAGTGGATTTAATTCCAAAACGGTCTTCAATACCTACTTCAAAAAAGCAGAAGGAATGACTCCGAGCGCCTTCCTGAAGCACCATTCATAG
- a CDS encoding NAD(P)-dependent alcohol dehydrogenase, with translation MNANQMKAIVASGYGTPEVLKFISVEKPAPGPKDVLIKVIASAATTADTMMLTGKPYIARLFVGLTKPKHPIPGTGFAGVVEAVGSEVTQFAVGDEVFGETTLGFSTNAEYVVVPANGVVLPKPASLPFAEAASYCDGHLTSYNFLKRIAQVQPGQRVLVNGAAGSLGTSAIQIAKYLGAHVTGVCSSKNTGLVKSLGADEVIDYQKQDFTRLTAQYDVIFDTVGKTPFTKAKQALAEPGMYLSPVLRFSLLMQMITSSLFGKKKAKFEATGANADDTLKSLLLEVVDLHKNGKLKTVIDRQYTLERVAEAHHYIASGHKKGNVVIVVAA, from the coding sequence ATGAACGCAAATCAAATGAAAGCTATCGTCGCCAGCGGATACGGGACACCGGAAGTGTTAAAATTCATCTCTGTAGAAAAGCCGGCACCTGGCCCGAAGGATGTACTGATCAAGGTAATAGCCTCTGCCGCCACTACAGCAGATACCATGATGCTCACTGGCAAACCTTATATCGCCAGGTTATTCGTCGGCCTGACAAAACCGAAGCATCCCATACCAGGCACCGGGTTTGCCGGAGTGGTTGAAGCCGTCGGCAGTGAGGTTACCCAGTTCGCTGTGGGCGACGAAGTGTTCGGTGAAACAACCCTTGGCTTCAGCACTAATGCCGAGTACGTAGTGGTTCCCGCCAATGGAGTAGTTCTCCCCAAACCAGCCTCCCTGCCCTTCGCTGAGGCCGCCAGCTATTGCGACGGTCATTTAACCTCCTACAATTTTCTTAAGCGGATAGCACAGGTACAGCCTGGTCAGCGGGTGTTGGTCAACGGAGCTGCCGGCAGCCTGGGCACATCAGCCATACAAATTGCCAAATACCTGGGGGCTCACGTGACGGGAGTGTGCAGCAGCAAAAACACAGGGTTGGTAAAATCGCTGGGTGCCGATGAGGTCATCGACTATCAAAAACAGGATTTCACCCGGTTGACTGCTCAGTATGACGTCATTTTTGACACAGTCGGAAAGACTCCATTTACCAAAGCCAAACAGGCACTGGCTGAACCAGGCATGTACCTGTCGCCAGTGCTCCGGTTTTCGCTGCTCATGCAAATGATTACCTCCTCGCTCTTTGGGAAAAAGAAAGCAAAGTTTGAAGCCACAGGTGCCAATGCAGACGACACGCTGAAATCGCTGCTACTGGAAGTAGTCGACCTTCATAAAAATGGTAAACTGAAAACAGTCATAGACAGACAATACACACTCGAAAGGGTTGCTGAAGCGCATCATTACATCGCCAGTGGGCACAAAAAAGGCAATGTGGTCATAGTAGTGGCAGCCTAA
- a CDS encoding sensor histidine kinase — MRLVVKELIFNLPAIIIVVALGGGIFYQSIESVLETNEDEVLKIRKQYIIDLLDNYKGESPFIEHAFADIYEIEEEDALHLPVTDVFSDTIINNPKLDESILYRQLRFQYSTNGRNYMVWARTAEVDNDEVLQSVITTIVITCLLMAVVISFLNVYFFRKIWMPFHGILSNLTRFNLDGSSEYVSAPSSVKEFQMLDATLREITSRLQSEYDELKDFTSYLTHELQTPLAVVNGKIDLLIQDQSLSEDQLRSLVAIRNTILSISEFEKTLIFLKRIELGQFNQMGHIDFSATLTSKLEQTEELIKLKKISLKADIVPNVMLDIHPQLIDTLLNNIISNSIRHNIKNGFIEVKLTPRELKVTNSTREVGELSHEGADFISIRGLGVGASIIKAICNRHQLNFKVVQEDNAYSLVIGLHPG; from the coding sequence ATGAGGCTGGTCGTAAAAGAACTCATCTTTAATCTCCCCGCCATTATCATAGTGGTTGCTCTTGGTGGTGGTATTTTTTACCAGTCCATTGAGTCGGTGCTCGAGACGAACGAAGATGAGGTGCTGAAAATAAGAAAGCAGTATATCATTGACCTGCTGGACAACTACAAAGGAGAGAGTCCATTTATTGAACATGCATTTGCCGACATTTACGAAATAGAAGAAGAGGACGCTTTGCACCTGCCTGTAACGGATGTCTTCTCTGATACAATTATTAATAATCCTAAGCTTGACGAATCCATACTGTATCGCCAACTGCGGTTTCAGTACAGCACAAATGGCAGGAACTACATGGTGTGGGCACGCACAGCAGAGGTTGATAACGACGAGGTACTCCAGTCGGTCATCACTACCATCGTTATTACTTGCCTTTTAATGGCCGTGGTGATCTCCTTTCTTAATGTTTACTTCTTTCGGAAGATATGGATGCCTTTCCATGGAATACTCAGTAATCTGACCCGGTTTAACCTCGATGGCTCAAGTGAATACGTGAGTGCGCCAAGCAGCGTGAAAGAGTTTCAGATGCTTGACGCCACCCTTCGTGAAATAACAAGCCGACTTCAGAGTGAGTACGACGAGTTGAAGGATTTCACCTCCTACCTTACCCACGAACTGCAAACACCCCTTGCGGTGGTCAATGGAAAGATCGACCTGCTCATTCAGGACCAGAGCCTGAGCGAAGACCAACTAAGGAGCCTGGTGGCTATTCGTAATACTATTCTAAGTATCAGCGAGTTTGAGAAAACCCTCATTTTCCTGAAAAGAATAGAGCTGGGGCAGTTTAATCAAATGGGTCATATCGACTTTTCAGCCACGCTGACCTCGAAACTTGAGCAAACCGAGGAGCTGATCAAGCTGAAGAAGATTAGCCTGAAGGCCGACATTGTGCCGAACGTGATGCTGGATATCCATCCGCAACTAATAGACACGCTGCTGAACAACATCATTTCGAACAGTATTCGTCACAACATCAAGAATGGCTTTATTGAGGTGAAACTGACCCCGAGGGAGTTAAAAGTTACTAACAGCACCCGTGAGGTCGGTGAGTTGTCTCATGAGGGTGCCGATTTTATTTCTATCAGGGGGCTGGGAGTAGGAGCATCCATTATCAAAGCCATTTGCAACAGGCATCAGCTCAATTTTAAGGTCGTTCAGGAAGACAATGCCTACAGCCTGGTCATTGGCCTTCACCCGGGCTAG
- a CDS encoding type II toxin-antitoxin system VapC family toxin, whose amino-acid sequence MNRSLIDTDILSYFLKGHEQVTENVKLYLKEQSKITISEITYFEVLSGLTFKKATKQIQEFENFISTCEVLKLSTSSLRISANIYSELREKGITIGTADLLISGIALANNLTLVTNNQKHYQPIEQLSTTNWNE is encoded by the coding sequence TTGAACAGATCACTTATTGATACAGACATACTTTCATATTTTTTGAAAGGTCATGAGCAGGTGACTGAAAACGTTAAATTGTATCTTAAGGAACAATCGAAAATCACGATTTCAGAAATAACATATTTCGAAGTTCTGTCCGGCTTAACTTTTAAGAAGGCCACTAAACAAATACAAGAGTTCGAAAACTTCATTTCAACATGTGAAGTCCTAAAGCTCTCAACATCTTCGTTGCGAATTTCTGCAAACATCTATTCTGAGCTTAGAGAAAAAGGAATTACAATCGGAACCGCTGATCTATTAATTTCAGGGATCGCACTGGCTAACAACTTGACGCTGGTAACGAACAACCAGAAACATTACCAACCTATTGAGCAACTTTCAACTACCAACTGGAACGAATAA
- a CDS encoding DUF6702 family protein has protein sequence MQVLIFIIGLFGADHGLYVSVTNVTYSGNDTWEVSCRLFNTDLEDAIRDFSGESVSLRTDGDIKKSEALVASYIKAKMHFITQQGNELALKWVSGSAENDTVWSYFIVEGTSIDVVENALLVELFSDQENVVAIERDGEKRYLRFNAGVKRLQLE, from the coding sequence GTGCAAGTGCTAATTTTCATCATAGGTCTTTTTGGGGCCGACCACGGTCTCTACGTGTCGGTAACCAACGTGACGTATTCAGGCAACGATACCTGGGAGGTAAGCTGCAGGCTTTTTAATACTGACCTGGAGGATGCTATCAGAGATTTTTCAGGAGAAAGTGTTTCGCTGCGAACTGATGGCGACATCAAAAAATCGGAGGCGCTTGTTGCCAGCTACATCAAAGCAAAGATGCATTTCATCACTCAGCAGGGAAACGAGCTTGCACTGAAATGGGTAAGCGGTAGTGCAGAAAATGATACTGTTTGGTCGTACTTCATTGTAGAGGGGACGTCGATTGACGTGGTGGAAAATGCCCTATTGGTCGAGCTATTCAGTGATCAGGAAAACGTGGTTGCCATCGAAAGGGACGGAGAAAAGCGATACCTCCGGTTCAATGCCGGCGTCAAACGGCTTCAGCTTGAATAG